The Microtus pennsylvanicus isolate mMicPen1 chromosome 5, mMicPen1.hap1, whole genome shotgun sequence DNA segment ggACACACACGGTAGGCgaggaccacctctccaaggacacacatggtagatgaggaccacctctccaaggactcacatggtaggtgaggaccacctctccaaggacacacatggtaggtgaggaccacctctccaaggacacacatggtagatgaggaccacctctccaaggacacacatggtaggtgaggaccacctctccaaggacacacatggtagatgaggaccacctctccaaggACACACACGGTAGGtgaggaccacctctccaaggacacacatggtaggtgaggaccacctctccaaggACACACACGGTAGGtgaggaccacctctccaaggactcacatggtagatgaggaccacctctccaaggactcacatggtagatgaggaccacctctccaaggacacacatggtagatgaggaccacctctccaaggACACACATGGTAGGTGAGGACCACCTCTCCACATGGTAGGtgaggaccacctctccaaggACACACACGGTAGGtgaggaccacctctccaaggactcacatggtagatgaggaccacctctccaaggACATACATGGTAGGtgaggaccacctctccaaggacacacatggtaggtgaggaccacctctccaaggacacacatggtaggtgaggaccacctctccaaggacacacatggtaggtgaggaccacctctccaaggacacacatggtaggtgaggaccacctctccaaggacacacatggtagatgaggaccacctctccaaggACTCACATGGTAGGTGAGGACCACCTCTCCACATGGTAGGtgaggaccacctctccaagctgtcctctgacttccacacatatgcacacacaggatCAATGTAGTGGAAAAATGAATATAGGAGAATATCTGAAATATATGGCATGACTTTAAACCATAAGCAaccatcagtggttctcaaccttcctcatgtcgtgctgacccccaaccacaacattacattcattgctacttcaaaatGTAATTACCTGATATGCTGGATGGTTTTACCCTGGGAAAGGGTTGTTCAAACCCCAAAGGGGATGCAATCCACATGTTGAGAACTACTACTCTAGATTAGCAAGTTTCTTTAAGGTCAGGAAAATAGATTAGATGCATGTGCAACCTGCAATAGTGCCCTCCAGCAGTCCTGATTCCTTCCATTCCTCGTTATATGATAAATACAAACAGGAGGGCTGGTTTTTGCCTTGCTGCCCGTAAGTCCAAAGGTGGGACATGAGCTGCCAGCCAGCAGTGGCTTCCTTACTGTAACACTGCAGTTCCTGCCGAGGATCCTGGTCCACCCTCCTTTCTGGGCTGGGTCAGCGTTACCAAAGATGGCAACGTGCTCTGGTCTGGGCCTTCCATGAAGAGCCTGATAAATCTCCTCCTGCAAATGGCTGCAGTTCACCTCTTTGGGTCTGGAAGTAAACACCATAGAAGCTGGAGTCCAACACTAACATGGTAGCGGCCATCTTAGCAttcaaacattaaaattaatattatgacAGACTGGAGGAAATAACTTAATAGGTACTTCATACCATCAGAAAACACTTGACATACAGTAATAGATACAAAGACTAtcatttttaaagtgttatttAGAGTGTTAATAGTTACTATATCAACGTAGTccctataaaacaaacaaaattgtggGAAGGGCTCTGAAGCAAATAATTACCTGAACTTGCATCCAGATACTGCGTTCACTCCAAACTGTACTTCATGTCTCTTAACAGAGCAAATTCCACTACCCTCGCTCAGCAACAGGGTCATCTGAGGTGCAAAAGTGACGGTCAAGGTGATTGTAACAGAAATAGGAAGTGGGCAGGGCTGAGAAATTGATGTTTTCACCGTTCCCTAAGTGCTATCTGCAattaagtttttctaaaaatgattagccatatatatatatatatattacataaaatatgtgtatgtatatatattagcATATGAGTATCtcattaaaataagcaaaagtgAGTACAACCTCCCTTGCAGTTAGAAAGCCTTTGGTGGCATCACCATCTGAGAACATAAAACACTTTGGTAAAGAACGTGCTGAATACCAAGGGAACCTTGAGAACTGAACAAGTAGAAACATCAGCAGCATTTCTTGTCAGCTGTGACAGTCCACCCAGCTCCAAAAAAGATACCGAGTGACCCAAGTCACCAGTCAGCGCCAACAGTGGCTTCCCGGTGAGGTAGCCCGGATTCCCACTTCTGGGACCAGCAGGAAGAGCAGCCCTGCGTGGTTCGAACGCCTGCAGAAGGAAGATGACAATTACTGTGCAAACATTCTTCCCTGCCGGCCTCACGTCTTCACACCTTCCCTCCCCGCAGGCAATCTAGGAACTGCActgagcagtcttctctctgcCACACTACAGCCTTATCCCCACGGTTCCCTTTCCGCCCTCTCTAAAGTAAATCTGGACTGATCTGTTTGCGGTTTTGTTTTGAGGAGTACTGAGGACTGAACTGAGGGTCCTCTATGTGCTAGGCAATCTGAACTGAAATTCTGCCAAGGATTAAGCCAGGGACCTAGTAAGGATCCCTTGACACTACTTCTCACACATTGATAATGATTTCATGCAATGTCTGGCCCGGCTGAATCCAGGGGAatttaaatgcaattttaattTGAACCAGAAGCAGGGCTGTAAGGACACAGGGCTTGGCTGATCACAGACTTGGAAAGAACTCTGCTCGGttcaaaaggaggaaagaggTAGGAGAAAGGCAGATGGCTGAGAGCAGTGAAGGCTGCAAACCAGAGATTCAGtgagaaataaaattatgaatgtctgaaaaagagaaaaaaaaaagaggaaaggaatttCTGTGTGCTGCTGAACTTAAGACTCACGGTGAACATCTTCGGCGAGTCTGTTTGAATACCACTTTGGTTGGGCCCAGAGCATCACAGAAAATGTTACCCCCACACACGTATTGAATACCTGTCACTCTAGCCAAATTAAGGAACAGTAAATGTTGAGACCTCACATAAGACCAGAGCAGGCCTTAATATTCTGCTTCTATTTTGCATGCATTACAGAAACAGAGCgctattatttcttttctatgaaGTAGACTGGGAGATTTTATTAACGACATTTTAGTAGGAGAAAAAAAGGTGCTCAgaaaggtagacagacagactcaTTATGGATCCTGGATCTTCAAAGTGCTATTTCTAAAACTCAGCCCCTAAACCCCCTCTGAGAGAAGGTCACTGACCCTAAAGTGAATGATGAAGTCTTGTTGTAAGGAAATGCCTGGCCTGACAGTCAGGTTGGTCTGTCGAAAGCTGACAGAGACTTTCTGGATCCCGAAGGTCCCATTGGTCTCTATCTCATAGATGACCTGAAAAGCAGAAGAGtcaattaataaacaaaaataaataccgTGTCGAGCACAGAAGCCTCTTCTGTCTGTATTTCAACTGCATGCGAGAGACTTAGAGAGTAATCAGAAACACACCAACAATAATAGCATGAAAAGATAAAGATGACTTGATATTACATTTGCATGTGAAAAAAGAGACCAAATAGGGCTCTTAGGAAAAGTTCCACGGGAGAGGTGTGATTAAGACAAGCGTTTGGAGTGGGCAAAGACGGACAGGTATGGTACTGGGCAAAGGTAAGCAAGGAATGGAAACCTGGGTTATTAGACCCTCACAGTGTCAGAAGGGAAATAAGAATAGCAGCTGGGGACAGAAGGGAACACAGTCCTTAAAAATGCTACTTTCAGATAATTTTTACTCTTTTACCCGTTTCACTGACTATAAGAGACCACTAAAGCTGACTCATCTCAGACTCGGGGATGATACTGTGTCGGTGGACGGAAATATGAAAAGTCAGTAAGAGCGGCACAAGACTGTGTGGGCGACGTAAGAGGATGAACCTACAACCCTGGACCACAGTAGCTACGGCCATGACGGAAACATGGCGGGAAGGAGGTGATGGGGTCAACTCCAGCAGCTCTGTGAGTCGGTCCCCACCCCCTTGCGGGAAGATGAGGTCCCTCTGGTGACACTGACCAACAGGCACCATTTAGAATCCATACCTGGGAAACTATATTCTGACACGTGTTTCCAACCAGCAGAGGAGGACTGATTTCTGAGGCAAGTGTTACGGGAACCTGGAGCtgacaagagaaagaaactggaagtggccttttctcctctgcctctctaTCATGCTAAAATGAATACATTCTCTCCCCTAGACCATTCCgattttctctccttccagtgcCAGACGACTTAAATCCGAGTCATTCTCAATCAGCACATCCCAACACAAGCTTCCTGGGACACCAGTCCTAGTACACACGACACAAGGGCCCACAGCCAATCAGATGTAAAGAATTCTGTACTCCACCTCCAGACACTGACAGTGCCCGACAGTACACGGAAAGACTCTGAGACGCCCACTCCAAATGTAGCATTTTAGTTAGATTTAACTCAGGCGTTCTCTAGACTTATCAACATCTCACCGATCTTTATCCCACGAAGTTATGTCTAGAGCCACGCTTGACTGTGGTTCAAAGTGCCTACATTCTCTTTCATTATTATAATCTAGGATGAATTGGCCTCGGATACACAGAGGCCAGATGTTCTTTTTTCCTGATAGATGGCATCATACCTTTGCATTCTGAAGGTCAGTCATTCCTCTTGGGACCTAGGAAAGGCAAAGAACGGAGACGTGAGGGTGCAGACGCCTTTCACAAAACCACCAGGAGTTTCCACTTCACCTGACCCCACCCAGactttggtgggggaggggaagaagatcAAAACACTGGAGTGGCCTCTCCTCTGCCATCTGACTCTCCAGAGAGTGGggctggaggccaggctgggctgcaaTGCCTACCTACCCAGGCAGAGTTCCAAAAGCAAGAACAACTTTGGGGAAAACCTGGAACCATCACCCATTCCTTCACTCTCTAAACCCACTAGCCAGGAAGGTGACAAGGTGACCTTGGATCTACTGCCTCTGATTTCTCCATCTTTCTATAGACAATAGTTTTCATACCCTCTACCGTATATGTAGATCTTAGGAGTTATGACTTCCAGCTTAGGGATTTTCTAACCCACGTTGTGGGTGACATGTGAACGTCACGATGAAGCTGAGTGATTTGAGGGAGGAGGGTCTGTGGAGTGGGGACAAAGGAACACCTACCTTCAAGACCATGAAGTTATAGTAAGTGGCAGCATCCAGGGCTGGCTCCGAGGTGCAGCTACTGGCCAGGTCCCTGAAGAAACGGGTGCAGGTTGTGCTTTTACTCTCTAGGAAGCCTTgcaacaaaaagaataaagacaggGGTAAGTGGCACGTGAGAAAGCCTGTTCCCAAAAAAGCACAAGACCGGTGGACTCCTGTCCCAGACCCACCTGCGGGATTGCTCTCAGTACAAAGTCCGCCAGCTCCCACTGCTGCAGGCTGCCTCAGCGAACTCACTACAGACCAGCTGGGGTAGTAAGTCAGGATGGGATCCCCAGCCTGAATAAATAAACATAGGACAGACTCAGTCACAGTAAGGAAATTACAAAGTTACACTGCCAACTGTACTCTGCCAGGAAAACCAGACTATTCTGCCCCTTTCCCTAGGCTCACCCTGTAAAACGGTGATGGTGGCTGGGTTTCCGATGTCGAAGCAAAGGATTGGCCTCCGAACTCTGCAGCCAGGGCCTCAAAGTTGGTTGCATTGACTGTTTGGAGCTTCTGGAAATAGTTTAATtttgctaaaataatttttaaaaagaacggATACTTAgataaaagcatttctttttaagTATCTGACATAATAAACAACCTTTGAAGCACAACAAGCACAAATCACATGCAAATGAACAGCAAGAGTTTAAGAAAGGTctacaagcatgtgtgtgcacaccctaTCCacaacacaagcaaacacacacaacacaacaaacacacacaacacaacaaacacacacaacacaacaaacacacatcacacgcAAATGAACAGCAAGAGTTTAAGAAAGGTctacaagcatgtgtgtgcctacCCTAtccacaacacaaacacacacaacacaacaaacacacatcacacgcAAATAAACAGCAAGAGTTTAAGAAAGGTctacaagcatgtgtgtgcctacCCTATCCACAACACAAAGtaaattaatgtaattttaacAAAACAAAGTACTTCTCAGACACAGGTGCGCTGACACCTGGTCTGTGTACCACCTTCTAGCACAGATATGCTGACACCTGGTCTGTGTACCACCTTCTAGCACAGATATGCTGACACCTGGTCTGTGAGTGACCTCCTAGTACAGATGTGCTGACACCTGGTCTGTGCACCACCTTCTAGCACAGATGTGCTGACACCTGGTCTGTGCGCCACCTTCTAGCACAGGTGCGCTGACACCTGGTCTGTGCGTGACCTCCTAATACAGATGTGCTGACACCTGGTCTGTGCACCACCTCCTAGTACAGGTGTGCTGACACCTGGTCTGTGTGCCACCTTCATGAGTGTCCTGCGTCTCTAGGAGCTGAGGCTGCCAGCTCTGCAGCTTCCAAGAACAGATTAACATTTCCTCCAGAAACTGCACAGAAAGGCTGTTTACTTCATACCAAGTCCAGTTATTGCTACCTttgtaagaaaaaattaaagtgaagtGGGGAGAGAAGATGAGACCGGACAGCCAATATCCATCAATTCTTCCTGTGGCTTTTATCAGTAGGAGCAAGTTACCACTTGCCCCTCACTTCAGTACAGGTGTATATAGGAAGTGGTGATAAGGAGATGACACAGGTAAGACACACAAGCTAAGgctatattacatatatatatatgtccacCTTGCACGTGATACCAATACCCAACAGTTTAAAGGTAGACTCTAATATAACTGGGACTTCAAAAAGAAGCCTAGAGACCATCTCATCAAATCCCACTGGAAAATTTGGATCCTCAGAGACAAATGAGTTGCAAGAGCCAAACCGGGAGTAGAACACCAATCTCCCAATTCCTGGTCTGCAGTTTTCCAAACCCACATGAAGTAGAGACCCTGGTGAGACTAGCCTTCACTGATCATTACCAGGAGGTATTATCTCTTGTGAATAAAtaaagatatgtttttttttccaacttggaCAAGTGACAGAAGAGTCTTAGGAGAGCTAAGGTTTTCAAAATGCGAGGAAAAAGAGGACCACATGAGTCACGGAGAAAAGTAAAAGTCAAGGCATATGTTGAGGACAATGAACAGTAGGCTGGCCAAAATAAAAGATCAGTGTACAATCATTAAAGAAAAGcgtgaaaagaaacaaagagatagCTCAGACCGCCAGACTAATGGAGCTGGGCAGTGTTTTCAAGGTAAAGGAGAGAGTCACCGGAGGTTTCTGAAATTATTAATGTCTCCTACCAACTGAAAGGAAGAGGGTAGTGGTAAGGGACGGAGACGGTAAGAGATGGGGATTCAAAGCATGAAACAGACAGGGCAAGTCCAAAGACAAAGCCGCGTCTTAAATGACAAGAACAGCCAAACTTATTTCTACTCACAGTTGTTCACACGGACACAAAACTGTGCAATTCCACTGGAGTCCGTGAGAACTCTGGAAGGAAATGGGGAGTTGCTCCTGAAGATAAGAGAGTGGTCGACACATACCCAGCTGGAGGATCTGTGAGCAAAGATGAAGATACTGAGGAGTGGCAAGGGTAGGCTTTGGAGAGGGGCCCCTCGGATGTCTAAAGGCTCAGCTCTACAGAAACGGGAAGATCACTCCCAGGAAAACCCAAGGAAACATCCTAGGGGAGGAAATAGGGGTAGGAGGCTCACTCTTACGTCTAGACGCCAAGAGCACGGCCACTCACCTTACACTACcaggaaggcagaaggaaaagacTGTCCTGGGATGGAGAAGATCGCAGTCCTTGTCACAGCAGCAGTTCAAATCGCAGTTCCCAGGAGTCAAGTCACAGATACAGATCGGTAAGGCTATAAGTGCAagataaaacagagagagatgaagtTCCCCAAAGTTTTCCCGCGCGAACAGCCTCTACAGAATTTAGTTCTGGGAAGGCAGTATTTCCATCCCATATCCCGCCGCATCACCTGGGAAGGAGTCTGAAGTTGCGTTCTCGGGCACCGATGGGGTCCCAGGAGTAGGGTCCTCAGACCAGTCTGGAGTAGCTGCAGTAGCCACTTCGGGCGTCACTGGCCCCAGGGCCGAGGAGGTGGGCAGAGcctgggctggggaggagggCTGAGGTCTGGCTGCATCAGGGAGCATCAGGACCACCACCGTCAGCAGGAGCAGCTGCGAAGTACACATAGGGCAGCCGGGCTGCAGAGGGGTGAGACAGGACCCTAGATCGCCAGACGCGTCCTAGGAGCACAGGGAGGAGGAGTCCCACGACGCCTTCAGCTTCCATCTGCACATTGGCTCAGTCGGTTGTTGAGTGTCCTTCAGCCAATGGAAGGCCGTGTTGTTGAGACCCTGCGTATCCTACGTGCTGTGCCCGCCTCCTTAGCGGCGCGAGGCTCCCGTCACCTGGCAACCGCTGGACACCATCCCGGCGGAGGCGCCCGTGCCCCTTCCCGCCGCTAGGTGGCGGCTGGTGTCATGTCTGTGCCCAATGCGGATCTGGAGGAGTCGAGTGTAGTCACCTCTGAAAAGAAGACCCAGAGGCAGGCACCGGAATTACAAGGCTCTTTTGATCCGGTTTCCCAAGGTAAGAAGAGGCACTTTCTGTGGAAGGGTCatgatgtaaaaaagaaaaacacttcgGAAGTCACATCTTTAAACATGCTGGGAAACCGAGTGCCGGATCATGCTCGTTACTCTAGAGACTCAAGCAGGTTCAcgagttttaggtcagcctgggctacagagtgaaatgGTGATCCTTAAAACAAAGTACcatgataggggctggagagatggctcagctgctaaggacatttgttctttcagaggactggggttcacttcccagctccCAGATTGTGTCTTACAACCagccgtaactccagttccaggggatcctttGGCtgtgccatcttctgacctcagtAGGCATCACACACCCACAGCGCACAGATGCATGCAGGCATAACAtctagaagaaaaatttaaagtatcGCCACTGTAatttatggtattttttttaaggcacAATAAAAGCAATGCTTATTCAACTCCATGagtttcttttctcccccccccccttttttttgagtcatagtttcatgtagcccaggctgaccctcaAACCCAAGATGGCCAAGGATGACTCTGGATTTCTCATCGTCCTGGGTTGCTGGAATTACAGTCCTAGATGCCACCACCACATTCTGGAGGGCAAACTCAAGGCTGTGGCTTCATACATACCGGGCAAACAATCTACCAACTTCAATTTTAttactgaaataataataataacccttTAGTAAGTACATCGTATCTGTGCAGGTGACCTATGTGTTTGTTGCTGGAAGGGGTACTGAGGGGAGAAGTCGGGTATGAGTAACAGGTTGGGGAAGAATGTGAGGAGTTGAGAAAGTCGAAATTTAGAAATACGTTCTGAggagagagtaaagaaagataCAGAAATGGAAGCAGCCAAGGAGCTGAGGAGAACGCTTATTTCTTTTTTACCATTTTAAATATGAGATTTTGCGACACTCTCAAGagtgcttttgcttttctctggagTGGAGCTGACTGTCCAAAGAGCAGAAGCATCTTGTGTTTGCACTAATCTGATCGACACAGACATGTATGGCCATTGCTCACGTGTTGAGCACCGAGTATGCTCGAGCtgctaaatatttaatttttaaaattgtaattaaTCCAAAGTTAAATAACTTCAGGTGACTACTAGCTATTTAATTGAGCAGTTGGATTATATATGATCAAAACCGACCTGCCAGACATTGTCTCCCTATCATCACAATTCCAACATCtggattattttcattgtttgtttggtGAAATAAAGTAAGTTACCTGGCTAAACTCTAGTCCACTTCCTTAAAATTGACTTTTGATACCTCTCTTTTCCAGTGAATTTCCTGGGCGGATAAGATTTGGGACACTTGAAATTGCTCATATTTCCCAGGAAGatcttaatttttataatacCTTGAAATTCAaagctaaatatttatttatgctctAAATATTCTCAAAATTTTTATGTCATTGAGTGCTgaacaaggaaataaataaatatatttatgtggtGTTTGACCTTAATACACTTATTGGTTATATTAGCAATTTCCAtagtttgctttttatatttattttttctttatgtgtaagtctctctctctctctctctctctctctctctctctctctctctctctctctgcctcatgtgtGTCAAACCTGTGAAGGACAAAAGAGGGGGTAAGGTTCCtagggagctggagttacaggaggttgtgagcctcctggtgtggatgatgggaactgaatgctggtaccctggaggagcagaaagcagtcttccacactgaaccatctccctagttCACATCCCATAGTTTTTCAAAGACCCCTTGCCTAGTTATGCTAGCCATGTTCATATATGGGCATTTAAGATGCACATGGCTTGACTGTTTTGTTGAACTCCTTCAATTTAGTTCTCGGGTGATTATTTTATAAACTCTGCTTTATATCGGATCATAAAATCTTCTAGATCTCAAAGTGGAGAATTCACATTTCCACTCAGCCTTATTTCTGAACGATTGTTGGGAAACTCGTCTGATTGAAGTAATCTCAGGGTTGACTGATAAGGGAGTGCTGTTTGGCAACATTTCAGTTGCTTTTTCTTATCTTCAAGTTTCAGCACTTCAGGACTGGGttcagctcagtggcagagtgcttgcctactgcGTTGCAGGCCCTGCACCCTGGCCCCAGCACGGAGGGAGGGGCAGTTTAGGCAATTTTTCTGTAATTTGTCGAGAGCTGGGAAAGACGGAAGAAGAGAGTTAGAATTTGTTCCCAGTCTTCCATCTTGATCCAATCTGCTATGTTTTTCAACCACATATTGCATGCTTTTCCTCTcaaacagagacattttgctgaaATCATATGATCTAATTTGGAAACATCTTCTTCTAAAGTGATGTCATATTATCTCATCCAAAGTCTTGGCTTTGTCTTAAAATTGGTATCTGCTTGGCACATGACAACAAACTTCATTCTCCTCAAAATCAtcttttaggttttatttattgattggttttttgagactgggtttctctgtgtaacaaccctagatatcctggaactagctcttgtagaccagactggcttcgaactcacagagatccccttgactctgcatcccaagtgctgggactaaaggtgtgtgccaccaccacctggctggatTTTACTATTAGATCTCCAAAGAATtggatttctttttgttcttttgtttgtttgtcgagaccgggtttctctgtaacagttctggctgccctggagctcactctgcagcccaggctggcctcgaactcacagagatccacctgcctctgccttctgagtgctgggattaaaggtgtgtgccaccaccgcccagcaagaatTGAGATTTTTGTGGTACAGGTTCCAACAAACAAAGTAGGAAGAATTTAGGCAAATTTTTTGCGAACTGTTAGAACTGGGAACAAATTCTCTCCTCTGTTGTAAATCTAAACATCACAGCAAAGGTTGCTGAGTGCACAGACTCATGTGCAGAAATGAGCACACCTTGAaactgaaaaacaagaaaaggagaagagattAGGAGCAGACAGCTGTGAGATGCCCACCTGCTGTAGCTTTTGGTGTTGTGGAACCTCAGTAGGC contains these protein-coding regions:
- the Tctn3 gene encoding tectonic-3; translated protein: MCTSQLLLLTVVVLMLPDAARPQPSSPAQALPTSSALGPVTPEVATAATPDWSEDPTPGTPSVPENATSDSFPALPICICDLTPGNCDLNCCCDKDCDLLHPRTVFSFCLPGSVRSSSWVCVDHSLIFRSNSPFPSRVLTDSSGIAQFCVRVNNSKLNYFQKLQTVNATNFEALAAEFGGQSFASTSETQPPSPFYRAGDPILTYYPSWSVVSSLRQPAAVGAGGLCTESNPAGFLESKSTTCTRFFRDLASSCTSEPALDAATYYNFMVLKVPRGMTDLQNAKLQVPVTLASEISPPLLVGNTCQNIVSQVIYEIETNGTFGIQKVSVSFRQTNLTVRPGISLQQDFIIHFRAFEPRRAALPAGPRSGNPGYLTGKPLLALTGDLGHSMTLLLSEGSGICSVKRHEVQFGVNAVSGCKFRPKEVNCSHLQEEIYQALHGRPRPEHVAIFGNADPAQKGGWTRILGRNCSVTAANCSSCCLIPVSLEIQVLWAHIGLQSNPQAHVAGARFLYQCKSVQEHQRGIEVPLTTLVNFVDITQKPEPPRDQPQTDWKLPFDFFFPFKVAFSRGARAQDSASSVLVLCIFLLGALSSQTK